ATGGATTAGAAGCTGTACCTaatccaaaaaaaatgaaaaaaaaaacttaagtcATGAAGTTCAAAACCGTGCATATTTTAAAGGGCTCTTCTTCTTAAAATAGCAGCTGTAACACCACAGCTCTATGACAAAtagtttattaaaaaaaaacggcattggggtgttttttttcttcaaaattttcctttaaaaaatacactaaaacttTGATGTAAACAAGTCGTACTTAACAACTTGCTAAAACTTTAAACACAACTTTAAACTTGTAAAAACTTTACAAGCTGATGGTGAACTTGTGTGATTAGACTTGGACTCTGCAGCAAAGTGGTCACTAGGACTCTGAACCATATAAATGATGCGTTGGATTCAGACAAAAGGAGGACCAAAAAAGGTAGGTTTctgaccagtgttcgaaactcacctttgagtttcaggagccatgtggcgcaacgagctcgatttttaggggtcattgaagatttttttggggccagattgactttttaCGTATACATCACggtgcatttagtgaaaagttagacgcaagatgttttagttacagaaatAGTAACTGTAAtttggggaaattttgaaacatcaccaaacagaaaaattaggatattTTTGGAaggaggggcaatttttagagGCCCTGTTGGCGCAGagcattcattttttaggcgccatgaccgatttcttaggcgcatttggtgcCGGTGAGTTTCTAACACTGTTTCTGACATcctttaagagagaaaaatggaGTGCCTGATGTACTTaagtctttgaaaaaatgatattgTTCAATCGCCTAAATGTGTAAGTTTAGATTTATTACCACTAGGTAAGTAATACCAACTTAATCGAGCCTCAcccaatttttgaccaaaccCTCCTATAGGTAGCCATCTCTTACAACTCAAAGCGGATTAAGAATGgaggtcgcatttcgattttggctgccatcttgaagtgttgtgacgtcaggagggtacgggttttgccatgcaatccgaggttgagccGGTCCCCCCGGTCTCGGCtggcccatgtacccgataccgtgtgacgtccagagggtacgaaatgcaaCCACCATTCTTCATCCGTCTTGCTTACAACTGTACTAACCTATATCTGTGATGACTTGCACTTACTTGGAGAGGGAACATTTAAAGATGACGTTCTGACACGCTGAACTTTACCACTTGAGACTGGAGCCATACTCGTGTTTAAACTTGACTCGACCAACTCatcatcaaattttcttcgtTTGATTGATCTTGAACTACTGTTAAACATGAGAAAAGAACAACTTCAATACGgataaaatttagaaatatgctttggaataaaattgcgatttacttAAGCATTTAGGTGCCCTTACTTTAAGATAATAGAGTCAGCATGACATGTACCTTGGTCGGCCATGCCGAATTCCCTACATGTGAAAATAAGGTAGTCAACtgtccacatttttttggaATGTCTAATGATTTAGGTAAGTATTTCCTGTCAAAAATATTCTACAAAATTTACAAGCGGAGACatccttgaaaaatcaaatcagAAGAATAAAAACAGTGCACATGGTTCAAATACGCTGCCAATCATTTCCAGACGGTCAGGAAGTAGGCACGTATGAGATAAACgattgaaaatattcaattcgTACTtattcaaaatggaccactagacacggtaTGAATTTAAACgatctgatacacgtttcttaaccagaatttcacttggaaaacgattcacacaacgaaaattatggaaaccaactcctaacgaagatattaacgtttttatttcacattggttacgaggaatttgaactgcccgctcacaagaaactcaaaactctacgtgagtcaaatcgcccactacaacgatttcagcaagcttctcaatcgagcaatgttcatttcccatcatgtgttgttcaatctattagcaatttgctgtaactgagccaaagcatcaagattgaggttgccagatttttatatcgcagagactgtcatgataacgtttagcgcgcgatgtgaatcacgtagagcattgagttttcatgagcgggtgttttgaattcacgcattaagaatcattaaatatcttcgtaaggagttaatttcggtaattttcgttgtatgcatcgtgttttacgtaaaatttttgttaagaaaaatgtatcagaatgctgaaattcgtaccttatctagtggtccattgttatTTCACTTACTTCACACCGATCCTACATTATGTTGGTGAAATTGTGTCTGTACTTCATACCTGCTTACTACAGAAATAATGAGAAATTAACAAACCTTCTCCTTTTCATGTTGAGCTCTGACAACGAGGGAGAATTAGCTGAGTCTGTTAACGAAACAGGGGTGGAGGGCATGCTCTCGACGTACGAGTTCTCCGACATGGTACGTATGATTGGTGATGGCTCCATACTGACTGGTGTTACCTACTTGctaaaaaaaatctgtgaacaAAAAATAGCAGAATGTCAAACGAGCTGTTGGATATTGAGAAACAAACCGTAATTAAAGTGGAAGAAAAGAGCCTTCTGGACCCTTGCAGGTCTCAAGGTTAGGTTAGAAAATATGCAAATAATGTAGATTTAATAAGCTGTATGACAATTACTTTTGGTGAATTCATCAGATCAAAGCGCAATATAGTGCGAGAGGCCGTAGATTTATGCTTCCTCGAAGCAATGCATGCGAAAAGTTGAGTTGAGACATTGCCTTGGGTACATACATGCAAACCGAGTTTGCACAACTAGGATACATAGTTGAAATGCAAACTTACCAAAATGATAAAGTTGAGATAGTAACTGTATAACGGACATCTGCATCGTTCATTTCTTCCGATCACATTTTAGacgaaattaatgaaaattaataaataattgaGTAATCACTGAAAAACAAAGAGGATCATTGATTAGGCTGgtgaaaacaataacaaatcaaATTTAGATGCGTTGCTTAGCTCGCCGGGGAGCTCACCGATGAGTTCAGCAACTCATCATCAGACGCATGAACGCATTGTTATAACGTATTTTACGTCCATGGATCATGTCAACGATGGCAACGAGATTGTTCCGTTGCAAACGAAAATTTGTGTagaattaggttattttgttttgttactGCTTGACTAGTGAGTGATCGTAGAATTTTAACtgaattaatttctttaatGTGTTTTATCGAGAATGTCTGATTCCAGTAAGGCCAAAATTTACTGGGGAGGCAAAACGGTCCATCAAAACAGTGACACATATTGGAATAAATATCCCCTGAAGCCTGGGGAGGAGCTGTATGAGGTGAGAAACTTGCAACTGTTATGTGCCGGAGGCactacacaatttttaattttactcctaTACTTTTAATTCctcgatattttctctctaccTCAGAAATTTGCTGTTGCAAGAATTGAGATACGTTGTTTTAGTCAATCGATCTCAAGAAACTGGACTAATTTAAGTTATGAGGAGTAGCTCAACCAGGGTAGAGCGGGAGTTTTCAGAAACTCGGACATTACTGTCACAATCCCTTTGCTCAGTCGTAGAATTTCATCAGCTGCTTTTGAAGGAAGTTCCATGCTTAAAAACCAGCTCAAATTTAAGTAACATGCTATAGTCAAAAGTGGACACCTGTTTGGAATCACGTAACGATTCTGTCTCAATATGTATTCTGCATCATATCTAATTTGATTCACACATTAACATTATCCATCCTTTTTCATTACCATTACTGAAAATAAAGTGATGGATATTGCTTCACTCTCGAGTATTACTAACAGAATCCCATGTTACTTTCTTCGGGGTTTCCACAAATTACTTTaagtttttgcaatttgtaGACTTCCAGGTCCCCAAGAATGACATTATATGTTTGATAACCCTTAAGTCCATCTCAAATAAGTTCACGCACTTCCAGGCTGTGACAGAAGATGGTCTGACGTCCTTTCTACGTGTATGGTAAACACCAGAAGCAAAATGGCTGATCTTGTGTCGCAGCTTATAAGTGCGTAAACGTATTTGGTGTTGACCTGACTGGTTGACTAGGTTGAGATCACTGTATGTATATTAGCGTCGAGTTGAAAATCTAAATGTGAAGTAGAAATATTTGTCTCAAGCTCTAATTCTATGCAATGAAAGCAGAAATACCCTCTTATGTCTCTGAGAAGTAAGTAAGTAATTTATAAATGACCCCCAATGTGTATTGAACTTGACTAACAATATTTgccctttaaattttaatattttgtttaatctttcttctttttttgttcccAGAGAAAAAGTGGAAGTTTCTACTATCCTCAAGACTCAGACGAAGAAAGGCGGCACAGCAAAAGGAGTAGACACGGTAGCGATGAAGAGaggcaaaagaaaaagaagaaaaggaagcaTAGTAGTGATGAGCCTAGCAAAAGGAGCAGGCACAGTAGTAAAGAATCTAGTAGGAGAAGTAGGCACAATAGTAGTGAGCCTAGCAAAAGAAGCAAGCATAGCAGTGTAGAACGTAGCAAAAGAAGTAGACTGAGCAGTGAAGAACCTAACAAAAGAAGTAGACATAGCAGTGAAGAACCTAGCAAAAGAAGTAGACACAGTAGTGAAGAGCCCAGCAGAAGAATTAAACGTGAAAgtgatgaagaaagaaaaaagaagaagaaaaagaggaagcaTAGTGACGATGAACCCAAACACAAAAGAGGTCACCGGCAAGATGAACCCAAGAAAAATAAGGACGAACCAAAAACCGTTGATACTCCTAAAGAAGTTATCACAGAAGATCAAAAGAAAACAGTTGATTTGTTAACATCAAAGACAGGTGGTGCCTATATTCCGCCGGCGAAGTTGAGGATGATGCAAGCCAGTATAACTGACAAAGCAaggtttgataatttttccctccaaaatctctaatttttttaaccTCTTAGAACAAAGTCCTGCTGAGAAAAATGCACCTGTAAGGATTTCATTCTTGCAATGGCATTTCATGAGCCTTTGAACCGTCAAAAGTAGCCAAAAGGTGCCAAAGGCCAAGTAAGAAATTGATTCAGTATATTTAAAATCAACTCTAATAATTTACTTAGTCATTTAATCGTCTCATAatgtttattttacttttcattttgttAGTTGTCTAAAGCAACTTCtcccggaaaaataattttcaagatgCATTAAGATGTTTGTTATTTCTAGCTTAAGAAATCCAAGGTAAtggcttttttaattttcaatgtttattAAAACTGGCTGTATCTCTTATGTATTCCAGTGCTGCGTATCAACGAATAGCTTGGGAAGCCTTGAAGAAATCTCTCCATGGTCTAATCAACAAAGCCAGTCCTCAGAATATTTGTATCATCGCTCgggaaattttgcgagaaaatgtCATCCGTGGTCGCGGATTACTCTGTCGATCGATAATTCAAGCTCAGGCTGCATCACCGACCTTCACCAATGTTTTTGCTGCCCTTGTAGCGATTATTAATTCTAAGGTAAATCAACGTCATTCAACCTAACTTACCTCTGAAGACCCTTTAACACTACCAGTAACCAACAACTGGTTTGCGAAGATCTGGCGAAATATCTGTTTtcaccttcttttttttgttttaataggGTAGTAAaggaaaagtttttaaaagCCATCCACCCCAGATGCACAGCAAGGGGTGTGCTAGATTCTCCCTCGATAGAGAGATGTTGAAGAATTTAAGTAGAAATTGGTATGCTCATGAGTGGCTTGCTGACTACAAACCTCCATTGCTCTCACTATTCTTTATTGCCACAAGCTATCTCTTCTCTCTCTCGGCCAAAATTGCAATTGCATTACTTCAGCCTAGAGGGTACTGCTTTGATTGGAAGGCCTTCTCATCTGtttaaaataagaagaagaaggaacagAAAGTGATAACTTTTTGGACCAGCAGGAAACATTGAGAAGAATGgagtttttggtgaaaaaaatattgggaATTGCTGAAAATGAAGCAATGTAGTACCATATAGAGAAAAATGGGGTCCTAGAGTCAAAGCTGGGTGCAGCTAGATTCAAACCCAATACATagtcttttaaaaatattgtactCGCTTAGTTTTAAATGTCAAGGGCCAGGGTAATTAAATTTAACAAGCTCTCTAGCCTTTTTTAGATCttattaaatgttttaaattgaCCCCATACCTAACATTATGCTAAGGATCCTCATCACTACCGCAGACCTTCAACACAAGGGGCTTTTTAATAAACAAGTTTTtgttggagagaaaaaaaaaagtccacagCCCTCTCTatctaatattatttttttggccTCAGTGTAATTGACTTTAATTCTATTTCTTCTGTTCATTTCAGTTTCCTAATATTGGGGAGCTGCTTTTGAAAAGGTGTATTATAAGGTTTAAACAAGGCTTCCAAAGAAAGGATAAATCCACTTGTCTTGCTGCTGCAATATTCATCGCTCACCTTGTCAACCAGTGTGTGGTAAGTTTCAAGTACTTAGTTTTCTTTTCAATCTTCAGTAGAAGTTGATACAATGATTGCCTCCATTTAGCTTATCATATTGTTGAAATCACGTTCGGTCAAAAGTTAACAGATCAGTAATTCTTATAATGAGACCTACTACCATACCTACTACTTCTAACTCTAGACAGTGTAGGTGCTTGAGTGAAAAAGCGTTAAATTCAgtataaaactgaaattctcaataaaggaggaaaaaagctcATCTGATCATAGGTTTCCTGCAAAGAGATATGCTGCTTGGTGCTGCATTATTTATAGCCAATCAGGAAGGGAACTGTGAACGCGTTTTGGGACTAGATCCTATTTTACATATGAGCTTATTCCCTCCAATAtgataattttagttttatgCTGAATTTGATGCTTGTTGGCTAAATCACCAACACTGTCTGAACAACTCATGCGTCCGGCTACAATCTGCTGGCAGCACTATTGCcagttttttgtgaaatttccaaaaatttaagttttataaTATTCTGTTGGCCGGAGCTAATCTAAAAAAAGATCAGTGAAATCTTTCATCAACTTGAAGCGACAGGCCAGAGATAAAATCATGACTAAAAATTGATCCCTCCTTATCCAAGTGATTTTCCATTGGTAACTCTATTTTTTGTTCCAGGCCCATGAAATTGCAGCTTTAGAACTTCTAACTCTACTTCTGGAAACGCCGACAAATGACTCTGTGCAAGTGGCAATTGCGTTTTTGAAAGAGTGTGGTCAAAAGCTCTCAATTGTCTGCAAGAGAGGTCTTGATGACATATTTGACTTGTTACGTGACATTTTACACCAAGGATCTCTTGAAAAAAGAGTATGTCTTATAGTTTTACATCAACCTTCAAATACTTTTCATGCTTTCCTCCagcatttttttaattcctGAGTTTTTCTGGAAATATACCAATCCCTCAAGTGAATAATTCGTATTTCaattgcaatgtttaaaaaatctctGATTACGTTTTATTCTCAGcaaggaaaactaatcaaaacgTTACCtcaaagggtttttttttatccgaaccGCAGAGGATCGCTACGGAACGCACCACTTTTGTATCCCATTCCACTGGCTTGTTCCAGTGTGTTCCAGTGGAACGCTTGGACCACTCTTGTAAGGTGGGTTGAGGCCGCGGTTAGGCCGGTTGAGCCAGCCCGAACGGCAAAGATGCTGATCCATCGTGTTCCATGCgttccacggaaaaaaaaaagcccttatgTACAGTTGATTGACCCcacctgtgtaatttttttttttcctttttttttttcttaatgagAGGgggaaattcacagaaaatttggatgaaaactTTGGGTCACTTTTCCTCtcagaggaataaaaaaaacacatgttttcaATTCTCCATGTTATTTTCTATGAGGAATTCAAAAGTGGTCGTCGGGTATCTGATTGGCTGAAAAGGAAGCTCAGGCTAGAATCAGGCAACcacacttttttccttttcaatgtgGGCTCTCATTTTCTGTTTGTTGTGCGGTATGGAAGTTCTAATTCCCTGTTTGTATTTTGGATTAGGTCCAATACATGATAGAAGTCATGTTCCAAGTTAGGAAGGATGGTTTCAAGGATCACCCGACGATACCTGAAGAATTGGATCTCGTAGAAGAAGAAGATCAATTCACACATGTACTTAGCTTAACAGAGGATAAGCTGGAAGGCCAAGATATCCTGAGTGAGTATATTAAGAAATGATCTAGGTGCATTTTACTTACTGTCGAAAAAGCGATTCTTTGTGTGAATGGTCTTGAGAATATTTCGCTTTCATGGtatcattttttcataatttgcatcAGATTCTAATTTCGTATTGACCACttcgcaagaaaaaaattcatttgcaAAATTATGTAGTTCAACTGACAAGCATTAGAGGCTTGTAATTTCTCACAAGGTGTTACTTCATTTTCTAATGCCATTCCTCCAGCGTTGATAACAGCTTTTTGAGGAATCTCTCATGGCACTGAAACTCAAACAGTAAAGCATGGAAATTCGGACGAATGTAAGTTGAGTCCCAATGCATTGAGGTCATTAGAGGAGAAGGTAAATTGAGTCCCGACTTCTAATTTGTGGTACGTAAATTGAGTCCCGGTagcattatcactgtatgtgtGAGGATGGGAGAGTGTGCGTGAGAGGCAAGAAATGAAGTAAATGTTTTGTGAAGTTAAGTGATtgtaaaaagtttaaattttatctGCAAGTATTCACGATTCATGGTTACTAAAAAGGTCGatttgttccattggttttcttgttaTTGCCTGACAAAAAAACTGATACGTACGCAACAGCACTTCGGTTTGTCGTCAAGCGCTGTGAATATTTAGGTTTAAAGTTCCAACCGAAAGAAGTTTTTTTGAAGTTCGAAGAAGGTATACACAAAGCAGCTCGTTGAGTATGGCCGAATGTTAGACTTAAGGGATGTCGCTTTCATCTTGGGCAGAGTTGATGGCGCCACATACAAAAGTGCGGCTTTTAGCGACCGTGTATAAAGACTCTCGATCTGAACTcagcaattatttaaaatatttcttcgGTTTGCCATTCCACTACTATTCACTGTTCACCAACGTAAATACAGTGGGACTCAATTTACTTATGGGGGATTAATTGACGGGACTCAATTTACCTATGGGTGATTAATTGACGGGACTCAGCTTACCCTCAAAAGATCGTTTGGGACTCAACTTaccttttcccggaaattctACTTGTTTGCTACTGTTACTTAATAGAGGGCAGCAATTTTTccagctatttttttttcttctttccctcAGGAACAGTTATAATTGgttgccatttttctttttttttcagatgtattTAAATTTGACCCTGAATacgaggaaaatgagaaaaagtatgaaaatcttAAGAAAGAACTATTCGGCTCCGATGATGAATCTGGAGAAGAATCTGGAAGCGAAGACGAAAGTGGGTCAGACGATTCTGATGATTCGGAAGCAGGTGAGTTATAAATTGAACTATAAGTAATGGGTTTAATTATtctatttctgaatttttaaaataaaaataaaaataaaagaatcttGTACTTCAGTGCTCGTAGGTAcctacttcaaaatttttgctcaaatttgaatatttcaagagaaaatcttTTACTGCAACagttttgaacaattttttgaagtgaatctATTATGTACTTAGGGCCAGAgttatttgcacaaaaatcaggTGGAGGTAGAACGCAGGATTCCTGTTGTATTTTACCATGCAGAGTATTATGCAGCAATTTATCTCACAGCCCCAAGAGTTTTCGTCTCTTATCACCTAGAAGTATATTATCCTTTCCctgtgatttattttttttaaattttcactcaTAATTTATGTTTCAGCggaagaaaaaaagcaaactATCATTGACAACACAGAAACCAATTTAGTAGCACTTCGTCGGACGATTTATTTGACAATAAACTCGTCTCTTGATTTTGAAGAATGTGCACATAAGCTATTGAAAATGGAGCTCAAGCCTGGACAAGAGATAGAAATGTGTAACATGTTCCTAGATTGTTGCGCGGAGCAGCGTACTTACGAGAAATTTTATGGTCTCTTAGCAGAAGTAAGATTTGCTCTCATTATTTTCTTGACCACCTGATTCCTTCCTGTGAATTAAATGACTCTCAATCCAAGGTGAATGATGCCAAAATGGCTCTAAAAGGAACGATGTTCACCTGGAGGTATCCCTCACAACCGATTTCCCTGGGATTgatattgcaattttaaaaaaaaagaccaaATTCCAGTTATCAGTCACTCTGAGGGAAATTCGTCTGAGAGTTACTGCATAAAAAAGATTGAACAtttgaacttatttttttgcccgaaaattcaGGGCTTATTTGTGCCGTCAGCTTCCTGTAGTTTTTTAACTTAAtatccatttttctcaaaagcaCATAAAAAAACTACCACACAACTCCTTTATCTGTAATACCCCTCACTTATAAGTGAAAAATTTATACATTAATTTTATGTATGTAGTTTTCTATTAAATTTGACAAGTGATTGCTCTAACATTATTGTTTCTTGTTGCAGCGTTTTTGTCGGATAAATCAAATCTATGTGTCACCGTTCGAGAAAATATTTGTCGACAGCTATGCCATTGTCCATCGATTTACCACAAATAAACTCCGGAATGTCGcaaaattttttgcacatcttcTCTTCACAGATGCTATATCTTGGAATGTTCTATCTACTATCCACCTCAATGAAGAAGAAACTAGTTCATCAAGTagaatattcataaaaattttattcCAGGAGCTGTCAGAGTTCATGAGTCTAGCCAAATTAAATGACCGCATCAAGGATCCGTAAgtgctttttctttctttcatctcTTCATATTTTCTTGGAAAGATATAACTATTTATTAATTAGCCGGCAAACCTGAGGGACACAATCGCATCTTAGTTTCGTTACTAGAGCAACTTTAACACATTGATCAATTTATTCTGCTAACACGGCAAATCGGCAATCAGCTTCCAATTTTCAAGGGCTACTTTTATAATagatcaagagaaaatatgagaTTTTTTGACGTTGGTCATTTTGCCATGTGGGCGTGAGATGCAGGTATGACTAGAGTCAcctctaatgaagttaaaaaatcatgctaaacgttattgaatacagatactaggacttaatAAGTTTTCCTTCTACCGATCTCTTTTTGTCGCCTttactcgatttaatttgcgagggaactttgTACTTTTGAAcaatgccatcaatcatgacactttggggtgccttcaatctcgtatgatactgtgcaacacctctgtgtCGAAATAGTAGCTTGAAGTGCCGCTGCACACTGGCGCCGTCGCAAAGTTATCGTACATAGGAAAAATCTTAGAGCcttcagctgaggcaaatcaagaggTTTATCCGGTGCAGGTATGACAAGatgagattttcttgaaagataattaggtcctgttgcaccaaagaggtgtagtgagttttagtgaattttctctcatggaaTCGACGCTCCCCCGTTTTTACCGAAAATctgaattatatatttttctctgttggaccaaacaaacaaaaaagaaaacaagcaaacccttaTTCTTCtaagatattttacattttcatccaaaaaagtCGTGAGCAATTATAAGCGCCTGTGCTTTAACATCTAAATATTGAGAAATGAGAGGCATACATATGAAGAGTacaaattcagaaaaatacatgctatttttttggcaaaataatACTCAATTTTCTTGTGAGTAATCGTTGTCTTATTGGTGAACTAATagatcttgaattttatttttttttttttttttttttttgtgctttagGACAATGCATATGGCATTTGAAGGTTTGTTCCCTAGAGATAATCCAAAAAACACTCGCTTCGCCATCAATTTCTTTACATCCATTGGTTTAGGAGGACTAACgtgagtatttttcattttgactgtgtgtttgtattttttacttattataaaacatttttactgCCTTCTAAATGCACACAATTCATATCTGTGGAATCAAAATGcttataattttcaaatttagtcTTCTGCAGAAGGCACGAACGAGCCCTCTGCTTAATTGTATTAATAAAACAGAGCTATACAAATATTAGAACTCTCTACATAATTGAATAAATCCGAAAGTGGAATGCAAGACTTTTAATGTGGGCATTCAAAGGTTTcctacatttttgaaaagagcatcgAATTAGCCACTCCAGAAATGGGATATGATATAATACTACAAATCTACGGTGAAACTGTTAAAACGCATTTATtctttgcggtgtttcagaatctctgctcttattttattttatgagagaacaaatcaatactATTTTCTAGACTTCTTGCAAGTTATATTCGAcgcagagaggaaaaaaattcgtaaaagtTTTGAAGATATGATGTAAagtatttttccattcaaaaaatatataatggcagaatttttgagttttgccgTCAACATAGATCTTGAAGCCTTCACCATATTACGCAGAAAATACAGGACTACCAGGCCTGGCATGACAGTAAATTCgtaaaaattcattcaaaaattaagttctcATCCTCTTACCCATCCTAGCCCctctaatttttaaataaatggttcatt
This window of the Bemisia tabaci chromosome 3, PGI_BMITA_v3 genome carries:
- the LOC109030610 gene encoding pre-mRNA-splicing factor CWC22 homolog; the encoded protein is MSDSSKAKIYWGGKTVHQNSDTYWNKYPLKPGEELYERKSGSFYYPQDSDEERRHSKRSRHGSDEERQKKKKKRKHSSDEPSKRSRHSSKESSRRSRHNSSEPSKRSKHSSVERSKRSRLSSEEPNKRSRHSSEEPSKRSRHSSEEPSRRIKRESDEERKKKKKKRKHSDDEPKHKRGHRQDEPKKNKDEPKTVDTPKEVITEDQKKTVDLLTSKTGGAYIPPAKLRMMQASITDKASAAYQRIAWEALKKSLHGLINKASPQNICIIAREILRENVIRGRGLLCRSIIQAQAASPTFTNVFAALVAIINSKFPNIGELLLKRCIIRFKQGFQRKDKSTCLAAAIFIAHLVNQCVAHEIAALELLTLLLETPTNDSVQVAIAFLKECGQKLSIVCKRGLDDIFDLLRDILHQGSLEKRVQYMIEVMFQVRKDGFKDHPTIPEELDLVEEEDQFTHVLSLTEDKLEGQDILNVFKFDPEYEENEKKYENLKKELFGSDDESGEESGSEDESGSDDSDDSEAAEEKKQTIIDNTETNLVALRRTIYLTINSSLDFEECAHKLLKMELKPGQEIEMCNMFLDCCAEQRTYEKFYGLLAERFCRINQIYVSPFEKIFVDSYAIVHRFTTNKLRNVAKFFAHLLFTDAISWNVLSTIHLNEEETSSSSRIFIKILFQELSEFMSLAKLNDRIKDPTMHMAFEGLFPRDNPKNTRFAINFFTSIGLGGLTNELREHLKAQPKQSNVNKIMEALSASSSSSSSSSSDSDSDSSSSSSSSD